Proteins encoded together in one Bacteroidales bacterium window:
- a CDS encoding response regulator encodes MDRRVILYVDDEPINLKIFSLAFQKKFKVEVADSGVAGLKKLDHLPEISIVISDMKMPGMNGIEFIKAARSNYPDRSYFILTGFDITSEISMAIQEGLIHSYFRKPFNLTEIETAIHQSLKTDS; translated from the coding sequence ATGGATAGGAGAGTGATTCTGTATGTAGATGATGAACCCATAAACCTTAAAATTTTTTCACTTGCCTTTCAGAAGAAATTTAAGGTTGAAGTTGCTGATTCTGGTGTTGCCGGACTGAAGAAACTAGACCACCTACCCGAAATAAGCATAGTTATTAGTGATATGAAAATGCCCGGAATGAATGGAATAGAATTTATAAAAGCTGCCAGGTCCAATTATCCTGATCGTTCGTATTTTATCCTTACCGGATTTGATATTACATCCGAAATTTCAATGGCTATACAGGAAGGGCTGATTCATAGTTATTTCCGAAAACCTTTTAATCTCACTGAAATTGAAACGGCTATTCATCAGTCACTAAAAACGGATAGTTAG